In Helicobacter pylori Shi112, the genomic window CCAGAAAATTCTCCCACTTATATTGCAGAGCATCCAAGAGCTTGTGTGGATTATCTCTATATGGCAGTATTAAAAACAGGTTCGCTAGGTAGAGTTATGCTAGATGAATGGTTTCCTAGCATTGAAGATAAGAAAAGCGTGTATGCACTCATAGAAGTGATGAAACCCAAATTAAACAAGCAAGAAAGAGAGAATTTAGATAAATGGATAGCAAGAAACCCTATTACCGAGTGATTTTAAGCGAACAAGAAATCTATCATGAAAGATTGATGAGAGCCATCGTTAAAAATCTAGTTGATACACCTATGGTTTTAAAGGGCGGAACTGCCCTTTATTTAGGCTATGGTTTAAATCGTTTTTCAGAGGATTTAGACTTTGATTGTCATAAAAAAATCAATCTTTTAAGCAAGGTAAAAAGTGCTATTCCTAGTGGCATTATTTTGAATGACATTCACATTAAAAAAGACACTAATAGCGTGGGGCGTTATATGGTGCGTTATGCTACTAAGGGCAATAAAGAAGAACAAACCTTAAAGTTAGAAGTCTCTTATAGAGACGCACCAAAAGAGAGCGAATTCAATGTCATTGAGGGAATGAAAATTGCCAAAGTGGAGCGTATTATTGACAATAAACTCTGTGCTTGTTTTGATGGGGAGCATACAAGAACTAAAGCAAGAGATTTATTTGATTTGCATTTTTTAGCCAAGCATTATGAAGAACACTTTAACTTAGACTTAGCAAAGCGTTTAAAAGAATTTAGCAAAGACCCTGATAAATTAGCGAGCAATTATTTAGAAGATAAAAATGATGATATTTTGCTTAACAAGATTATGGACTTAGAAGAAACAGCTTTAGAATTAAGCATTATGGCTCATCTCATTCATAAAAAACTTGAAAAGCAATCTTATTCCCTTAACACCTTGAAAGAACCTAATGTTTATAATAGCTTAGATAATTCTAATGAAAACACCCACACATCTAAGCATAGGAGGTAAATAATATCATTAAGTGTGTATTGAATAGTTTTTGGTTGTTTTTATAGTGTCATGTTAATTATACAGCACTTAATAGTTTTTCTAAAATCATTAAAAACCTATCTCTTTTTTAAACCCAACAAGGTTTAGTTAATACGCCTGCTCTCTAAAATCTCTTTAAAACTTTCTTGTAATTTCTTAGAAAATAACTCTTTTTCTTTGTCATAATCCTTTCCTAAACTGACATAAAGCGTGGTGTCTTTAAAGTGGTCTTTAAGAGTTTCTTCTGTAGGTTCATAACTCCAAAAATTCTCTAATCTCTTTCTTTGTTTTGTAGTTTTTCAATTTGCTTTAAGAGTTTTTGCTCCTGGGTGTTTTTTCTATGTTTTAAATGCCTAATAAGCGCTTCTTCAATAAAAGTGCTTCGTGTCTCTTTAAACGAGCCAAATTCTAACAAAAATTCATCAAGTTCTTTTATGATGGAAGGACTAAAAGAGACATTAAAGCTCTTTTTCTTATCTTCATCTAAAATAGATTTTTTACGCCCCCTTTTTTTAGGGGTTTTTACTTCTTTTGTGTTAGGCTCTTGTTCTAAATGATTTTCTAACTCACTGACTTGTTCTTCTTTATTCAAACTCTCTTCAAGCTTTTTTTCTAAATCATCAATTTGTTGCAAATCCATATTTGTATACTCCTTGTTGTATTTGTGTTTTTTGACTCTTCTAAAGTGCATGTTTTTTCTCTTTTTCTAAATAGCCTTTTAATTCATTGTAGAAATTAGCCCATTCATTGATAGCCTTTTTATCGCTATATTCTATAACGCCTAAGCCCTCACTCACGCTACGCTTATAAACAATGCGTTCACTCAAAGAATTTTCTAAAAGCGTGATTTTATCGCTAGGGTTGTTTTCTTTGATAAATTCTATTAAAGCCTGTCTTTCTTTAAGCGTAGGGATAGTAGGCATTCTATTGATGATGATTAAGGCTCTTAGGTTTTCATTAAGCTCTTGGAGTTGCTCAATTCTTTCTAGCATATTAGCTAATACTTCAGTATCTAATTGACTAGGAGTTGTAGGCACTAGAACAATATCGCTTAAAAGCATAGCTTTTTGAGTTTCTTTGCTATATTCCCCCTTAGTATCAATGAGAATGTTTTCATACTTAGATACCATTTGTTTTAAAGTATCGCTAAAGCCACTACTACGATTAAATAAGCTAAAAGTTTTATGTTCTTTTTGAGTGCGAATTTCAGTAAAAACTTCCATAGATTTTTGGCTATCTGTATCAAAGACAATCACTTCTTTATTGTCTTTGAGTAATTGCACCGCTAAATTTAAACAAAGCGTGCTTTTACCACTTCCCCCTTTTTCATTAGCAATACAAATGGTCATGCTATTTTCCTTAATTTAGTTATTTTATAAGTATAGCATAATTATATGGATTTTGAATTAACTTTAAAGATTTTAATTATTAAGATTTTCTATAGTAGATGTAATTATCAATTAAATTTAGTAAGGGATAATAAAATTATTTCTATTTGATGAGTATTTAATCTTTAATTTAATATTATGATATTAAAAGAATTTATATTTATTTAGCTTATATCATTAAAACTATTAAGAAATTAAGCTATTAATTAAATTTAAAGCATTTTAAGTGGGTTTTTTAGTTTGGTGTTGTTATGTGATAACTAGCACCCCTTTTTTATTTACTTGCACCTTCTATACCGCCAAATAAATCTTACATTAGAGATAATGCGAGAAAATAAGGGCTTTTTAGAATAAAAGCGAATGCTTTTAATAGGCTTAATCAGTAAAATACAAATAAGCATCTAGGTTGTCTAAGATTTTTATGTGAAATTTATAGATGTGGTTATAAAATTTCTTAAAAAACTTTTTAAAATAGTAAAAAACTATCATTTTATCTTAAGATTAGCTTAAATTTTAACTTTTTTTCATTAAATTTTTAGGCTTATTTACTTTTCATTTACTTTTAGATTAAGTTACGCATTTTAGGGGGTTGTAGAGTTTGAGCCTTCAAAATGTGTGCGTACACATTTGGGTTTTTTGCTTAATTTTAGCTTAAAAAGTGGCATATGTGTGCGCACACACTTTGAAATAGTAAATAAGTCAAGACCTTGATTTTTTTGCAATCTTAATGGCATTCTAAAAAGATTTTTTAACAACAAGGACAGACAAAATGGCACAAGATTTTTTAGAACTTACAGAGGGAAATTACCCTATGAGTGAGGAGCAAATGTTAGAGTTTATGCAAATGGGAGTAGAACCTAAAAGCGAACAAGAAGTGAAAATGGAGCTAGAAAATTCATTAGAAAATACCAATAATAGTAGAGAGGAAGATTCAAAATGAAAGCGTGGAATGAAATGGATATTAAAGAGCAAAAAGAAATTTTTGCTCAATTTTTAGCGAATGAAATTGCACAAAGTCTTAATGCAGGACTAGAGTTTAAAGCCAATAATAGAGCTTATAATGGCAATGTGGGTAATGCTTATAATGGCTTAAACGCTCTTATTTTAGATGCCAAGCAACATGAAAATGGCTATGAGAGTAATGTGTGGGTAGGTTTAGATGATGCCTTAAAACTTGGGGCAAACCCTAAAGAAGTGGAGTTTATTAAAAACAACACTAAGAGCAAAAATAATAAGGAGGGCATTTATGATAAGGCAAGTATCGCTTATATTAGAGATTATGAAATGCGCTATGTTAAAGCAAGAGACAAAGAAGGCAATTTAATCCCCCTTAAAGACAAAGAGGGCAATGCTAGGCGTAATGCTAAGGGCGAAATTATCTATGAATATGAAAAAGTCCCCCAAAGAGACAAACTTGGCAACATCAAGTATATGCAAGATGGCGTTACACCCTTTTATGAGTTTAAAAAAGAAAAAATAGATATAGAGCCGACTTTAGAAATTAAAAATCTCTACAATGTCAATATTTTTCAAACGCTAGACAAAACTAAGCTTAAAGAATTAGACCCTAAAACTTTAAGAACGCAATACATTAGCCATACTTTCTCTATGGATAATCAAAACTTAGTGATTTATGATTTATCCAAGCATTTAAATGAAAAAGAATATAAGAAAGTGCTAGATTATGTGGAGCAATATGGTGCAACCCATTCTGAAAAAAGCAAGCAATACAACATTTCTCAAAGCTACCAACAAGAACCTAAGGTTGAAATCGCTCCTAGCACAGAAAATAATGTCAAAGAAAACAACGAAATGAATATGGAGCAGTTTAACAAAATGCTTGAAATGGCTCAGAATAATCCGCAAATGTTAGCTATGTTACAACAAACTCTTAATAAGGGAGCAGAGCAACAAAAGCATGACAACTATTTTGCTAATGATGAAGCAGCACCCACTCAATCTAAGGGTAGGGGCAGATAATGCAAGATTTTACCAATGGATTTCTTAAAGCTTGGAAAGCGTGGAGTGATGATGGTAAGGACGCTTTTTTAGAGAGTTTTTTAGATGAAGTTAAAAGCGCTCAAAATGACCCCTCTAACTTCTTAGGCATTTTAGAACAAGAAATCAAATCTTTAAGCCAAGAGGGCTTACAAGATGACATGTCTTCTATGCTAGAAGTGATTGAGAGCATGAAAAATGAAATCTCTAATTCAAAAGACAACGAAAATGTGAGCGATTTTATGAATGTCTTGCAAAATGAAATCTCACAAGGACAAAACAACTCTAATGATAATCCAAATGAGTTTGTAGAAAGTTTAGCCCAAGCCATTACTGAGACACAAGAAAATAAAAACGAGTTAGAGCAACAAGAACCAGAAAGAAAAGAGTCTGATCTTGAAAGTAAGGCATTACAAGATTATGAAGAAAACCAAATCAAAAGAGCCGAAGAAATTAGTCTTACAGAGCATGAAAATGAGTTAGCCAAACAAGAGCTAGAAAAATACGCCATAGAGGGCGAAAATAAATCATTAGAACAATATGATGAAAATTTAGAGCTTTTAGAGAGCTTACAAATCATAAGAGATGAAACAAACGAAGTTGCCAACTCTCTAAGAGCTAATGAGATCATTGAATTGCTAAGACCTACAGGTGAGAATACTACCAGCAAAATTGCCTCTCTTGCCTTAGAAGAAAATAACAAGCTTAATGAAAAAGAAACTAACACACAAGAACAAAATACAGAAAAAGAGCAAGAAAAACCTAAGATTGGTAATGATATAGACTTTAAAGACAAATACGCTAATTTACATAGCTTTTTCAAACAAACCGAGCTTGATATTAAACAAAAGCGTATTAGACTAAGCTTGATTTTAAAGAGAGCTTTTTGAATTACGCTAAAAACCACATGAATGAAGATGAATTGAAAGTCTTATTAGTGGTGAGCCAAAAAGAACCCACCAAGCTCACTAAAGAGCATATCAATTTGATTAAAGATTGCTTAGAACAAGCGCATGGCAATAAACATATGCAAGATAAGGGCTTACAATTAAGCGTTAAATCAATCTTGGGACACGAATTAGAAAAAGAACACCACGAAGCGTTAAAAGATTATATACAAAAAAGTAAAGACAGCTTAGAACCTATGGATAACAGAGTGTATGAAGTGATGCAAAAACACTTAGACAAGCAACAAGAAAAAGCGCCCAAAAATTTAGATAGCACCACTCAAAGTGTGGGAGTGGATGCTATTAAAGAGCAAAATAAGGCTAATGAAAACGCTCAACAAGAAACAAAAAGCTCACAAGCACAAGAGACTACTAGCTCACAAGCTTATGGAAGCGTGTCTCAAGCAAACACACAAGATACTACTCAAGCTAATGAGAGTATTAAGCCACAAACTAATAACACAGCTACACAACAAGAAAACACAAAAGAAAGCCAAGTTACACAGCAAAATAGCACTATTCAAGCTCAAAAAGAGCCACACGCTAAAGAAGAACCTAAGAAAGTCTCACACCCTGATGAACCATGGCTAGATTATGACCCTAAAAATCATGCGGGATTAAAGGAACGACAAGAGAACCAAGAAAAAACACCAAGTAAGGGGAATGATGAGCCTTGGATAGAGCATGGCAAACGCATGCAAGAAAAAGCTAAAGCCCACTATCAAGCTTGTTTAGAAAAAGAGCGAGCCAAGCAAAATCAACAAAATACCCAAAACACCATAGAGAACCAAAACAAAGAAGTTCCAACCATAGACTATGGCTATACACAAAATACGCCAGCTAAGAGCAGAAGGCGCTAGGAAAGCATTATGGCTTACATTCCTAATCTCACTGCCTTGCCCTTACATGAGATTTTGCTAGACAATGGCTACACTTATAATAAAAACAAGACAAGCAAGAATAACCCTTGCTTAAAACATGAAAATGAAGAGGGAAGTTTAGTTATCTTTAAAAATCAAAATAAAGATGGCTCTATTAGTTACACCTACAAAGAAACCCACACAGATAAAGTCGGTAATATCATCACTTTTTGTAAGGATAGAAACATTAGTGTGGAAGATTTAATCGCTGGAAAGTTAGAAGATTATCTTAACAAGCAAGACAATCTCAAAGCAAGGAATAACACACAAGAGAATAACGAAGAAGTTCAAAAAATAAGAGAGGAGTTTAACAACCTTAAACCCTATGATTTAGAAAACGCTACACTCATTAAAAAGCGTGAGATTGATGTAAAGCTATTAGAACCTTACAAAGAGCATTTAAAAACCGATAGCCTTAACAATCTAATCTTAGCGACTTACTTAGCTTTTGAAGATAAAAGACTTAATGTCATACCCATTCATCAATATGGCATTAACAAACGCTTAAATACGCCCTTAACTACAGACAAAGAGGGCAACATAAGAGACAAACCTTTAAAATCTATCGCACAAGGAAATAAAGGCATAGAAGTCTTATACCCTAATGACTTAAACTTAGTTAAAAATGTCATTGTTACTGAAAATATCTTTGATAGTCTCGCTTATTTAGAATTACAAGATTTAGATCCCAAAGAAAGCGTTTTAATTAGCACTGCAGGGCAATTTAACGCACAAAAATTAGAACTCTTTTTTCAAAGCTTTTTTAAGCAATTAAAAAACAGACAACAAGGAGCGTATAACAATTATCTAAGACAAGAAGAACAATGGCAAGAGCTAGTGAGACAAGGCAAGGCTAATGATGATTTTAAGAGTGTGGTCGTAGAGACCTACACTGACATTATTAAAAACTATCAGAGAGGAAAGAACACTCCCATTTATAATAAAAGAGTGGAAAAAACTAGAGAGTTTAGAAAGCCACAACCTGTCAATCAACCACAAGAGAGCTTTAATGTGGTGTTAGCCTTTGATAATGATGTTAAAGGCAAAGGTTATAGAGAAAAATGCGAGGGTATTTTATATGCTCTATTACAGCAATTCCCCACTATCTATACGCCTTTTTCAAAGGATTGTAACGATGATTTGAAACTAGCTCACATTATAGAAAATAAGGCGATTAACATTGACATTATGGCGGAGTTTTTAGAAAGTTCTTTAGAGAAATTAAATAACAACGACACACCTATACAAGAAAAGGAAAATATTATGGATAAATTAGAACAAATTGATAGCCTTAAACCTTTTAGTAAAGAGTTTAAGGACATTTTAGAAAATATTAAAGAAAATTTACAGACACAGAGTTATGTTAAAGGGAGGGGGAGATAATGCAAGGTAATAGTCTAAGTATTTATGAAACGATTTTATCGCTATTTAGCGACCCAACAAAAAAAATATTTTACAACATAGCAACTCAAACAGCAGAAGTTTTAAAAGCTCAAATGATAATTAATGCTGTTTTGGTAATTTTATTTATGATATGGGCTTATAAGCGAGTGAAAGAGGGCGATATATTTCAGTTTAAAACCGCTATGGGCGTGGTTGTATTCATAGTGTTTATGGGAGTTTTAAATTGGGCAATGGATAATCCAACAACTTACATGAATATGCTTAAAGACACCATTTTCTACCCTTCTAATAAGCTCACTGAGATTATCACAAACAGCATGACATCATTGCAAACATTGACAGGAAAAAATGATTTAACCTTAGGCTCATTGATAGATAAGTCCTACTATTCCATAACACAATTATACAGAGAAGTATTTAGTGATTTAAGCTGGAAGACATTTTTTACTATGTTTCCTATGTTAATCATTTTTCTTTTGTTAGTCCTAGCTCAAATTCTTTTAATTGGACTAATTTTAATCATTGTTCTAATCACTCTTGTTGAAACTCTTACATGGCTATCATTGGGCTTTGCAGTTTTACCATTAGTGCTATTCCCACAGACTAATGGTATGCTCTTTAGTTATCTCAAAAAACTCATTTCCCTTACTTTTTATCAGCCTTGCATTATGGTAGTATCTTTTTTAAATTTTTCAATGATAGAAAGTATTACTTTAAAAATTCCTACCCAAGCAGAAATAATCAATGGGTTCTATAACAAAGGACACATAGTTGACCAAATGATAGAAAATGGTTCAAATCAAGCAATCAATAATTTTCAAAATGCTATGGGAGCTTATACTAGCGTATTAGGATTTTTTATTATTTTAATTTTAGGCTCTGTAATTTGTTTCTTTCTAATCAAACGAGTGCCTGATTTTATCAACAATATCTTTGGCACAAGTGGAGGCGTTGGGGCAGTAACAGAAATGATGCAAAAAATTGGTATGACAATAGGCGGAGCAGTCGTAGGAGGCTCTATGGTTATGGTAGCTAATCAAGCTAAACAAGCTTATCAGAGTGCTGGGGGCGGATTAGCAGGACTTCAAGCTGGAGCAAGAGCGATGTTTGGGGCTGGACTAAGCGGAGGGATTACCACTATGGCAAATGCAAAAGGAGCAAAAGCTGGTGTGAGACACTTTGTAGCGAGTGTGAAAAGTGGCTTTGGACTTGATAATGATAGAAACAACAAATGAAAGATTTTATAATGAAAAAATTAGTTTTTAATATAGGTTTTAGTGTGCTTTTATATTGCAATAGCGTGTTTGCAGAGGGGGAAACTCCTTTGATTGTCAATGACCCAGAGCTTCATGCTGGTCAAGCCACTGTGATAGGTAAAATGGTAGATAGCATTAAAAAATATGAAGAGATTATCTCTAAAGCTCAAGCTCAAATCAATCAGTTGCAAAAAGTCAATAACATGATAAATACGACTAACTCTTTGATTAGTAGCAGTGCTATCACTTTAGCAAACCCTATGCAAGTGATACAAAACGCTCAGTATCAAATAGAGAGTATTAAATATAACTATGAGAATTTAAAGCAAAGCATAGAAAATTGGAACGCAAGCGATTTATTAAGGAATAAATACTTACAGCAACAATGCCCTTTTTTTGATTTTAACAAATTGACTAACAAAAAGATTGTTAATTTAAGCAATCTTAACAATGCTATTACAAAAACAGGCAAGCAAACCGCACAAGTGAAAGATATGCAAAATTTAATCCAAGCTCTAAGTAATAGGCTATGAAAACTTGCAGTCTCTTGCTGGGCAATTAAGCGGTAGAGATATGGGATTGATTTTATGCGAAGAGCTAATCAAAGATGAAAATCAAGCAAGGTATAACCAACTATCAGCAGAAGCTAGTTTGGATATTCTCAATGGTAACTATCAAGCATATAAAATGAAAATATTTCAACAAGATGCGATGAAATTAACAGAAAGGATTAAAAAACAAAAAGAAATTAATGCAAAAGCAGATTATCTAAAACACAGACTAGCTGATATTCAACAACAATTAGGCGTAAGCGACCCCACAGCTAACCATAATAAACAAGGGATACATTATTGCAAAGAAAACAAAGAAAATGGCACTTGCACGCCATTAGCCCTAGAAAAAACTCGCCTAGACAACGAGCTAGAGCAAGAAATCCAAACTCTCACACTTGATTTATCTAAAGCTCCTAATAAAGATGCTCAGAGCCAAGCCTATGCGAATTTTAATCAAAGGATTAGGTTACTCACGATAAAGTATTTAAAAGAGATCACCAATCAAATGCTCTTTTTAAATCAAACTATGGCAATGCAAAGTGAGATTATAGCAGACATATACAAAACAGACTATGGGTTTAACACAAATTTAAAGGGGGCAAAATCAACCCAATACCAAACAAGAGAGCAAATCTTAGGCAAGGTAAAAACAAACCAATTTGGCTTTCCAGAAATTGCTCCCGATTGAAAATCAAGGCTGTCTAACAGCTCTTTTTATTTCTAATTTTGGGTGCATTATGGCTAGACTTGCAGCTTTTGAAAGGCATTCATGGTCAGCTTGATTTTGTTCGTTTTCAAATTTTTCTTCAAAGTGTGAGCCACTATAAGTCCACCATTTGGGTTTTGTGTCTCCATAGGCACTATAAAAAGCATTGCTATAACACGATATTTTACCATCTTCACTTTTGCTACAACGATTTTTTTTAAGAAAGTTACTTTCCG contains:
- a CDS encoding ArdC family protein, which produces MKAWNEMDIKEQKEIFAQFLANEIAQSLNAGLEFKANNRAYNGNVGNAYNGLNALILDAKQHENGYESNVWVGLDDALKLGANPKEVEFIKNNTKSKNNKEGIYDKASIAYIRDYEMRYVKARDKEGNLIPLKDKEGNARRNAKGEIIYEYEKVPQRDKLGNIKYMQDGVTPFYEFKKEKIDIEPTLEIKNLYNVNIFQTLDKTKLKELDPKTLRTQYISHTFSMDNQNLVIYDLSKHLNEKEYKKVLDYVEQYGATHSEKSKQYNISQSYQQEPKVEIAPSTENNVKENNEMNMEQFNKMLEMAQNNPQMLAMLQQTLNKGAEQQKHDNYFANDEAAPTQSKGRGR
- a CDS encoding type IV secretion system protein, yielding MQGNSLSIYETILSLFSDPTKKIFYNIATQTAEVLKAQMIINAVLVILFMIWAYKRVKEGDIFQFKTAMGVVVFIVFMGVLNWAMDNPTTYMNMLKDTIFYPSNKLTEIITNSMTSLQTLTGKNDLTLGSLIDKSYYSITQLYREVFSDLSWKTFFTMFPMLIIFLLLVLAQILLIGLILIIVLITLVETLTWLSLGFAVLPLVLFPQTNGMLFSYLKKLISLTFYQPCIMVVSFLNFSMIESITLKIPTQAEIINGFYNKGHIVDQMIENGSNQAINNFQNAMGAYTSVLGFFIILILGSVICFFLIKRVPDFINNIFGTSGGVGAVTEMMQKIGMTIGGAVVGGSMVMVANQAKQAYQSAGGGLAGLQAGARAMFGAGLSGGITTMANAKGAKAGVRHFVASVKSGFGLDNDRNNK
- a CDS encoding ParA family protein: MTICIANEKGGSGKSTLCLNLAVQLLKDNKEVIVFDTDSQKSMEVFTEIRTQKEHKTFSLFNRSSGFSDTLKQMVSKYENILIDTKGEYSKETQKAMLLSDIVLVPTTPSQLDTEVLANMLERIEQLQELNENLRALIIINRMPTIPTLKERQALIEFIKENNPSDKITLLENSLSERIVYKRSVSEGLGVIEYSDKKAINEWANFYNELKGYLEKEKKHAL
- a CDS encoding nucleotidyl transferase AbiEii/AbiGii toxin family protein; amino-acid sequence: MDSKKPYYRVILSEQEIYHERLMRAIVKNLVDTPMVLKGGTALYLGYGLNRFSEDLDFDCHKKINLLSKVKSAIPSGIILNDIHIKKDTNSVGRYMVRYATKGNKEEQTLKLEVSYRDAPKESEFNVIEGMKIAKVERIIDNKLCACFDGEHTRTKARDLFDLHFLAKHYEEHFNLDLAKRLKEFSKDPDKLASNYLEDKNDDILLNKIMDLEETALELSIMAHLIHKKLEKQSYSLNTLKEPNVYNSLDNSNENTHTSKHRR